A region from the Rosa rugosa chromosome 6, drRosRugo1.1, whole genome shotgun sequence genome encodes:
- the LOC133716849 gene encoding transcription initiation factor IIE subunit alpha-like yields MTSIEPFNRLVKLAARALYDDDIATYSSKGANSQLKSGRSVENRGIGVVVLEALSRRQWVREEDLAKDLKLNSKQLRRTLQFFEEEKLVTRDHRKERHAKKEGEEKIKLHTYSYCCLDYAQMYDVVRYRLHRMKKRLKDALEDKNTVQQYLCHNCGNRYNALDALRLISMEDDEYFHCERCNGKLVVVETNNELASPQVGDEESNISRRQRREKSKVMLRNMEEQLKPLMEQINRVKDLPVPQFGTLRDWEARAKSSDGHDFGGTKVEVEVTWVKEDKGDDIKSELDDPTTSLGKIVPPWMNKQGMNNLPNHEQHGHFSDDIKANTHEDNESKSTLQEEYYKAYYRALIQRQQEEEANIREVGMKSKCDRKEGEDEDDIDWQEG; encoded by the coding sequence ATGACGAGCATCGAGCCTTTCAACAGGTTGGTGAAGCTTGCGGCCAGAGCGTTGTACGATGATGATATAGCAACGTATTCATCGAAAGGGGCTAATTCTCAGCTCAAGAGTGGCCGGAGCGTCGAAAATAGAGGAATCGGCGTGGTTGTGCTGGAAGCGCTATCGAGAAGACAATGGGTAAGAGAAGAAGATTTGGCCAAGGACTTGAAACTCAACTCGAAGCAACTTCGTCGTACTTTGCAATTTTTCGAGGAGGAAAAACTGGTCACTCGAGACCATAGGAAAGAACGACATGCAAAGAAAGAAGGGGAAGAGAAAATAAAGTTGCACACTTACTCTTACTGCTGTCTGGACTATGCTCAGATGTACGATGTAGTGAGGTACAGACTGCATCGCATGAAGAAAAGACTGAAAGATGCATTGGAGGACAAGAACACAGTACAACAATACTTATGCCACAATTGTGGGAACAGATACAACGCTTTGGATGCACTGCGATTGATTTCGATGGAGGATGATGAGTACTTTCACTGTGAAAGATGCAATGGGAAACTTGTGGTGGTTGAGACTAACAATGAGCTAGCTTCTCCACAAGTAGGAGATGAAGAAAGCAATATTTCAAGGAGACAAAGGCGTGAGAAATCGAAAGTCATGCTTCGAAATATGGAGGAACAACTGAAGCCTTTAATGGAACAAATTAATAGGGTTAAGGATTTACCTGTTCCTCAGTTTGGAACACTCCGAGATTGGGAAGCGCGAGCTAAATCTTCTGATGGACATGATTTTGGAGGTACAAAGGTTGAAGTTGAAGTTACTTGGGTTAAAGAAGACAAGGGCGACGATATTAAATCGGAATTAGATGATCCTACTACAAGTTTGGGGAAAATTGTGCCACCTTGGATGAACAAGCAAGGGATGAATAACCTTCCAAATCACGAACAACATGGACATTTTTCAGATGACATAAAGGCAAACACTCATGAAGATAATGAGAGCAAGAGTACTTTACAGGAGGAGTATTATAAAGCTTATTATCGTGCTCTAATACAAagacaacaagaagaagaagcaaatatTCGCGAGGTTGGCATGAAGtcaaaatgtgatcggaaagaaggagaggatgaAGATGATATTGACTGGCAGGAAGGCTGA
- the LOC133717334 gene encoding receptor-like protein kinase THESEUS 1: MGYSNGMLLICILCVSSMPCIVYASFNPQDRFFIDCGGNNALVLDDGRVFEPESGNPHVTLSSHTHNAVSVVDEMPLSKSNHSVLYSSAQVFRETSSYSFSTKQIGRHWIRLHFYPIQNPHFNLKSAVFSVVANGLTLLHGFSFSKVGKVSKLVKEYVVEVDGTSSKKLVLTFSPWNGSIAFINAVEVVSVPSEQFSGTNIMAVPLEPDIEIPSHVAFETAYRINMGGPHITPKNDTLWRTWEPDQAFLVNAASARNVTANPRSIKYPDGVSVEIAPNWVYATAQEMADANVLNQKFNISWAFKVENGFSYLIRLHFCDIVSASLNHLLFNVYINQLSALDSFDISSRTMALSAAYFIDFVTNVSMGSDQILVQIGPPMLTDLSSNAILNGLEIMKMSNSRDSLDGNLPEEYYTDLKSPAGKKKWMLLAICSSSAGFVVFVILSAAFYLYLRQIHQKKQSTRSSSSTWLPLPTHVGLSDSKVSIDSSASTSPSLGLGRIFAFSDISEATNNFDKKLVLGAGGFGMVYRGVLENGSVVAVKRGNPRSQQGLAEFRTEIEMLSKMRHRHLVSLIGYCEELDEMILVYEFMAGGPLRKHLYGSDFPPLTWKQRLEICIGAAKGLHYLHTGAAETIIHRDVKTTNILLDENLTAKVADFGLSKLGPTLDQTHVSTAVKGSFGYLDPDYYRRQQLTEKSDVYSFGVVLLEVLCARPAINPSLPREQVNIAEWAMNFQKKGRLEKIMDQNLVGHVNLESLRKFGETAEKCLLEYGVERPTMGDVLWNLEYSLQLQEASIQFTASAANGANYISDIPEWLPQIEIGNVDGHDHSDQASDTTSSAVFSELEDPRGR; encoded by the coding sequence ATGGGTTATTCAAATGGGATGTTATTGATCTGCATTCTCTGTGTTTCATCAATGCCATGTATTGTATATGCTTCTTTTAATCCACAAGACAGATTTTTTATTGATTGTGGGGGGAACAATGCACTGGTTCTTGATGATGGCCGTGTTTTTGAGCCGGAATCTGGGAACCCACATGTTACTTTGTCTTCGCATACCCACAATGCAGTTTCGGTGGTTGATGAAATGCCTTTGTCAAAGTCAAACCACTCAGTTCTCTATAGCTCTGCCCAGGTTTTTAGAGAAACTTCATCTTATAGCTTTAGCACTAAGCAGATTGGCCGCCATTGGATTAGATTGCATTTCTACCCAATTCAGAACCCACATTTCAACTTGAAATCTGCAGTCTTTTCTGTAGTGGCTAATGGACTCACACTGCTTCATGGGTTTTCATTTTCGAAAGTAGGCAAAGTCTCTAAGCTTGTTAAGGAGTATGTAGTTGAAGTGGATGGAACAAGTTCTAAGAAATTGGTGCTGACATTTTCACCTTGGAATGGTTCCATTGCTTTCATCAATGCGGTAGAGGTTGTTTCGGTGCCAAGTGAGCAATTCTCTGGTACCAATATAATGGCGGTTCCATTAGAGCCTGATATTGAGATTCCTAGTCATGTAGCTTTTGAGACAGCGTATAGGATCAACATGGGAGGTCCACATATAACCCCCAAGAATGACACATTGTGGAGGACATGGGAACCAGATCAGGCTTTTCTTGTCAATGCTGCATCTGCGAGAAATGTCACAGCCAATCCACGCTCAATCAAATACCCTGATGGAGTGTCTGTTGAAATTGCACCGAATTGGGTTTATGCCACAGCTCAGGAAATGGCAGATGCAAATGTGTTGAATCAGAAATTTAACATATCATGGGCATTTAAAGTTGAAAATGGCTTCAGCTATCTTATTAGGCTGCATTTCTGTGACATTGTAAGTGCATCTCTAAATCATTTGCTTTTCAATGTGTATATCAACCAACTATCTGCTCTAGACTCTTTTGATATCTCAAGCAGGACAATGGCATTGTCAGCAGCTTACTTCATAGACTTTGTGACAAATGTGTCAATGGGATCAGACCAGATATTGGTTCAGATTGGTCCTCCCATGCTAACTGACCTCTCATCCAATGCAATCTTGAATGGTTTGGAGATTATGAAAATGAGCAATTCTAGAGACAGCCTTGATGGGAATCTTCCAGAGGAGTATTATACAGATTTGAAATCCCCAGCAGGCAAGAAAAAGTGGATGCTACTGGCAATTTGTTCTTCTTCAGCAGGATTTGTAGTCTTTGTGATTTTGTCAGCTGCTTTCTATTTGTATCTGCGTCAAATCCATCAAAAGAAGCAGAGTACTCGCAGCTCAAGTTCAACCTGGCTGCCACTTCCTACCCATGTGGGACTTTCTGATTCTAAAGTTTCAATTGACAGCTCTGCTTCCACATCGCCTTCGCTTGGTTTAGGCCGAATTTTTGCTTTCTCAGATATCAGTGAAGCAACAAATAACTTCGACAAGAAACTGGTTTTAGGGGCGGGTGGCTTTGGAATGGTTTATAGAGGAGTGCTAGAAAATGGAAGTGTAGTTGCAGTAAAGCGTGGAAATCCACGTTCTCAGCAGGGACTCGCAGAATTCCGGACAGAAATTGAGATGCTTTCAAAGATGAGGCATAGACATTTGGTTTCTCTAATAGGCTACTGTGAGGAACTTGATGAGATGATCCTTGTTTATGAGTTCATGGCTGGTGGTCCTCTTCGAAAACATTTGTATGGCTCGGATTTTCCTCCACTGACATGGAAACAAAGGCTTGAAATCTGCATAGGAGCTGCAAAAGGCCTGCATTACCTTCACACAGGAGCAGCAGAGACTATTATTCACCGAGATGTCAAAACAACCAACATACTTCTTGATGAGAATCTGACTGCGAAAGTGGCTGATTTCGGATTGTCAAAGTTAGGCCCTACTTTGGATCAAACACATGTAAGTACTGCAGTGAAGGGGAGCTTTGGTTATCTTGATCCAGATTACTATCGTCGGCAGCAACTCACTGAGAAGTCAGATGTATACTCATTTGGAGTAGTTTTATTAGAGGTATTATGTGCTAGGCCTGCTATAAACCCTTCACTCCCGAGAGAACAGGTTAATATAGCTGAATGGGCCATGAACTTtcaaaaaaaaggaagattgGAGAAGATTATGGACCAGAATCTTGTAGGGCATGTTAATCTTGAATCACTGAGAAAATTTGGTGAAACAGCAGAGAAGTGTTTGCTTGAATATGGGGTTGAGAGACCAACAATGGGAGATGTGTTGTGGAATTTGGAGTATTCTCTTCAACTACAAGAGGCTTCTATACAATTCACTGCTTCAGCTGCGAATGGTGCAAATTACATTTCCGATATTCCAGAATGGCTTCCGCAAATTGAAATTGGCAATGTTGATGGTCATGACCACAGTGACCAAGCATCTGATACAACATCAAGTGCAGTGTTTTCAGAGTTGGAGGATCCCAGAGGAAGATAG